A genomic window from Pelodiscus sinensis isolate JC-2024 unplaced genomic scaffold, ASM4963464v1 ctg75, whole genome shotgun sequence includes:
- the DKK4 gene encoding dickkopf-related protein 4: MVAVLLLGLSCICSPLTALVLNYNAIRSSAEVQGTRKRSQCLTDQDCNASKFCLKPEDKASFCATCRGLQTRCKRNAMCCPGTVCLNDVCGQTEEVIPTEGRRTDRQDGSDAKGSTQHQIQENSKKGLVKSQSSKGQEGESCLRTSDCAFGFCCARHFWTKICKPVLSEGLVCSRRGNKDVAQGPAIFQRCDCGPGLSCQSLVTGMPQQSRLNICQRS, translated from the exons ATGGTGGCAGTTTTGCTACTGGGGCTTAGCTGCATCTGCTCCCCGCTTACAGCCTTGGTCCTAAACTACAACGCCATCAGGAGTTCAGCTGAAGTGCAGGGCACCAGGAAG AGATCACAGTGCTTGACAGACCAGGACTGTAATGCTAGCAAATTCTGCCTCAAGCCAGAGGACAAAGCATCTTTCTGTGCTACCTGTCGTGGGTTACAAACTAGATGTAAGCGTAATGCTATGTGTTGCCCAGGGACTGTCTGTCTAAATG ATGTTTGCGGCCAGACTGAAGAGGTGATCCCAACAGAAGGGAGGAGGACTGACAGACAAGATGGTTCTGATGCAAAAGGGTCAACTCAGCACCAGATCCAAGAAAACTCTAAAAAAGGACTTGTCAAATCTCAAAGCAGTAAAG GTCAAGAGGGAGAAAGCTGCCTTCGCACATCAGACTGTGCCTTTGGGTTTTGCTGTGCTCGCCATTTCTGGACCAAAATCTGTAAGCCAGTTCTCAGCGAAGGGCTGGTCTGTTCCCGCCGGGGAAACAAAGATGTTGCTCAAGGACCAGCAATTTTCCAACGCTGTGATTGTGGCCCTGGTTTATCTTGCCAGTCACTGGTCACTGGGATGCCACAACAGTCTCGCTTAAACATCTGCCAAAGAAGCTGA